The DNA window ATGAGGCGAACAAGCCTAAATCTAGTGAAGATCAGTCCAAAGAGCAGAAGCCCAAGAAGCCGGAATCTGTGGAGAGCAACTCTGGCGAAGAGAAGAAAGACAGCAGCAAGCCAAGGGAGGAGGAGAAGGACAGTGAGCAGCAAAACGAGAGCAGCAAGTCAAAGGAATCAAAGGATTCAACTGAGGAGAAGGAGAGCGAGCCGAAAGCCGATGATAAAGATGATGAGCTCAGCGCCAAGGAGCGCAAACTCTATGTGAAGAAGGTGCTCAAGAAGCTCAAGGACGAGAGCGACTGCGACGAGGAGGATATATATCCCGATGTGCGCGATTGCAAGAAATATTATCGCTGCGAAGTGAAGAAATCGGGCAAACACAAGTTTGTGCATCTGCGTTGCGAGAGCAAGGAGCGCTTCGATTTCCGCCTGCACAAGTGTGTGCCCAAGGACGAGGCTCAGTGCCTGCGCAAGTAGAGGCAACCACTTGAGAGATTTGCGCCAGCAAAtccaaaaagaaatatataaataatctcataataaattcaaatgataTTAGCAATGATATAAGCATGCaaactataattaatacacaccctttttttttttcttatttattgtaacaattaaatttagcaaagcttgtaaaataaaagcaaaaacttaaacaaattgctagaaaatttctgctgctggGAGATTTAAAGTGATTCGCCTAGACTGGCATAAGTTTTTcctatgtaaatatttagtgtAGCATAGAAATTTGAAGTGAAACGTAAACACAAGCAAAAAGCGTTAAGGGAAAGTGCATTGGATGACAGGCCAGAGCAGCAGGCCAGGCCAGACCAGGCATAGtctgggggcgtggcagcgaaGCAGAGCAATACACTTAAGTTGATTCGCTGTCATCCATTGCAGCTCATTTATCATTAGATGAAGtcatgaacacacacacacacacaggacaggagagagcgagagagagagagagagagagggaaagaGAGTGCCAGTGGCAAGACCAGGCGACAGTTTCAACATCGTCTAAGTAGTATGCTGAGACCGAGGGCGTGGTCGTGGGCGCGTCAAGAGTAAGCATAACACTTTGCAGCGACAATACCacccaacccacccacccaccagcTCAGCCCACCCAGTCAGCGTTGCACCGccgtcgacgacgacgacgacgacgatgaagtaattcaatttttatcgTGGGTAATTTTGTAACGAGAAACGAAAGAAGCCAACAGCAAATGGCGCTGACCGCTTCAGCTGGCAACAGAGCGCTCACCATTGCTTTAAGTTCCGGCATCTCTCGCCTGCTATTTTAATTGAGAGTATGAGAGGGTGCGGGACACTGTGCGACCATAcgttgaaaattcaatttgcctgATGACTTGCTGTGGTTTAAATACGGCCAAAAACTGACAGCGCACATTaaactcaacaacaaaaaaaagtaaataaataaaataaaaattgcaaacaaacgcgtatatatttatatttatatacatgtatatagtTAAGCATGACACTATGTGTTGGCCAATGCGTATTATATGCTTTCAACAATGCAATGGCTGGCCTGGCATGACTGCCAGATACACTTTGGCCTCCACTCAATGCGGCAATTTGAAGATTTTTGtatcatttattaaaattaaagcgccAAACTGCAGCAATTTCAGTTTTTCAGCTGCAAAATAACGTAAAAATTCTGTATAAGCAACAACTTTAGCTGGCCTGGCATGACTGCCAGATACACTTCGAACTGTATTCAATGCTGCAATTTGaagatttttgaaatatttataaaacttttgcataagCAACAAGCTTAGCAAcgtaatttaaaaacaaacaactttatatatattaaagtaacTGAcgacaaaataaatgcagcagtttcaatttcatttaaaacttaaaacagcaaattatgttgcaataaaaagcattaagAGCAATGCTGAAGATCTaccaaagaaaatttaaactaaactgTCGAAAAACAgtgttgtaaattttttttaattttttgttaagaaTTTTTGTCGATTTTTTGGGTTTGTGCTTGCtatagcaaagtgtataaactTCTGAAAATATCtctaatacaaaatttaaactaaactgTCGAAAAACagtgttgtaaaattttttaaacttttgttgagaattttaaactattttttgggtttgtgcaaagtgtataaaaataaaaagtagtgTGCATAAAATGCgacacaaaaaaatgaaagaaaaaaagtgaaataaaaagcGTAAACTTTGTTAGCTTCATTTgacaagcgcagcagcagcagcagctggagaagCAGCTGAAGCTTCAGTAGGGTACACGGACAtagctttatgtgtgtgtgtgtgtgtgcctgggCACTCGTAGTTGTTCCTACTTGTAACTTGTCGTTGATTGGATTTCAGGCGcttgaaaatcaatttttatttaattaatgtgccTCGTTGCATGCATTACATACACACTAACtatatataggtatatatatatagctgagACTGAAACTGGCCATATAGAGTTGATTAAGATACAGTTACAGCTAATAAAAGCATGAAGAGCGAACTGACGTAGGCGGCAGTTTATTGAGCCCCATTGTTGGCTGAACTAGTTAAGTGTAAAGACTGTAAACTGATTGCCAATCTATTGGCAACAGTCAATGGCATTCAAATATTCACATCAATCAGTAGTAGCGCCCTGgagattgcagcagcaactatttgaatttctttgcGCACAATGACGCCGCGGGGAGTTGCAGACAGCAGGGGGgcgccaacaataacaaaaagcgaACGTtacctgcagcagcagcgaaaacataaataaaagcactaaaaaaaaagaaaaatataataacgcTTGTacttgtatatttaatattcagatttcaattgttttcagtattttttttactcaGTGCTTGGCTCGCTTCATTGCGCCACTTTGGCCAGCCTTTGCGCCTTGTGCGTCAAGTCCAACCTCCCACTTATTCCTATTTCCGCTTTATACACTTTATCAGATTTTTAAGCTCTACactctgcgctgcgctgctttgactttgacttggcGGCATTACCTCTTGCCTTGGACTTGGaacttataaaaatttcatcaAGCTGTTTTTTCGTCTTATTAAAAATCGCATATACACGAGCATATCTCGCGCGTATACGCAATAGAATATTAATAGCATGCAAATAACTAGAGATGGCAACAattgagagtgagagagaaggAGAGAGCGCGAGCACTCTGAGAATTTCTTGTACGATTTGCAGTTGTAATTTATGACAACAATTCGATGCGCCGAGACAATTTTATACAcatgcaaatttcaaaaccaacacaaaatttatggcacaaatttaaagcataagtaatttaaaataataaacttaccATAGATATGCAGcggtataattttttaatctaAAAAGAGaacaaaatactttaaatgctttaacttgtttaaatataaaagttgcgCTTAGGCttagtattattttaaaactaaaagtagTAGAATACGAAATTAGtcgaattattattaattattgcttaaaatatttcaaatgcagcattaaatttaaataatactcATGGCTGAtatagctaaaatttaatttaatattttgtaggCACTTGAATTTGTGTTTGGTCTAGTCTAATCTAGTAGGCAACAAATTGGAAATTCGATTTccaattattaattgcaaacaatttcacTTTCAAGCACAACTGGCAATGAAGAAAAACGTTAAGCAAACGCACAGCAGTGACGAAGAGGAGGAGTTGGAAAATCAATTCCTTATACGATTTCCCGAGGTGAgaataaatcaattgcttggcttttgtttgaaatGCGCTTTGTTACAGGATGCGGCTAACAATGTGCGCAAGTGGATCGAGGCTGGCACTATAGACAGCAAGTTGACCATACAGTTCTATGATAATATGCGCTACGGCAAGGTGCGTCTGGAGAATGAGAAGCTGTATGCGACGCTCTACGACCTGCCCACCGTGCTGGAGAGCTACAAGACAATGGACAATATCAATCTGTATAAAACCGCAGACATCTGCCAGCTGCTCAACTGCAGCAGAGCGCCGCTGCGGAGATCGAAGAGCAAGCGGCTGGGCGGACATTGCCATAGCTTAAGCTCGACTAGCTCAAGCAGCGATGAGTCCGGCAGCAGTTCGAGCACTAGCGGCACAGACTCAACAAGTTCAACGGAGTCCGAGTGTGGCGaggatgctgctgccgccgccgccaacttGCTTGACTCCGATGGCAATGAGCTCGACGACTTGACcaaggagctgctgcagcgtctgcGTAAGTCGAAGAGGCGAGCGCAACGCAAAAAGTGTGCAaagcgcaacaaaaagttgcaagccAAAGCGCTGCACAAGCTGCCCATAGAGTCGGCCACAGAGACGCAGCAaggctcagcagcagcagcagcagcagcagctgcagcgtctaAGCCACTCATGATCATGTGGTcccaaaagctgcagcatcgCTCCCAAACTTATGACGCATTCGAATTGAGCGTGCCCATTGCATTGAGAGCGCACTTTGCCAACTTTGTGCACGAAAGACAAACGCAAATGCAGCCGCCCAAGTCAACGAAGCGCAAACGCTTGGATCTGCAGCCAGCGCCCGAGCAGCCAACGGAGTTCGAGTTCAAAGTGCCAGAGATACCGCCAAAGCCACGCAAGCGCCAGCGCTTCGAACTGGCCCAGCAGATTGTCCGAGAGCAGCGAACTCAgttgcggcagcaacagctcaagGCTGCCGAGCTGCGCTCTCTGCAGGCGGcaacagaaacaaaacaaaagcagcagcaatcgcaggagcagcagcagccaaagaaaaGGGGCAGGTTCAGGTCTACGCCAAAGCTGCCGCAGACTAATAAAGAGAAGAATCTCACTCCGGGAGAAGCAATTCTACAgaatctgcagcagcagcagcagcagcagcagcacgaggAACACCAAACAAATTATGGGATCAGGCCCAGGTCAACGTCAAAGCTGCCGCAAACCTTTGAAGAGAAGAATCTCACTTCGTTGGGACGACAATCACGCAgaatctgcagcagcagcagcaacaacagctacagcagcaactagcagcagcagcagccaaagaaaaGGGGCAGGTCCCAGGTCTAACGtccaaagctgctgcagacTAATTAAAGAGAAGAATCTCGCTCCGGGAGAAACAATTATGCAgaatatgcagcagcaacagcagcagcagcaacaacagcagagggagcagcaacagcaacagtatgAAGAGCAGCAGAAGCCAAGTGGCAGGCCTAGATCTGCGTCCAAGCTGCAGCGGAGCATCAAGGAGAAAAATCTTCCAACATTGgcgaagctgctgcagcagcagcaggaacaacagcagcaatggaagcagcagcagcagcagcagcagcaggagcagcaggagcaggcgCAGCCGCAGCAATGGCTGCAGATCACTCCCAGTTCGCAGTCCATGCTACAAATCGCTGATGCGTTAATGCTGTGCACGCAGGGGAAgatgctgccgccgccgccggcagCAGCACCCAAGGCAGCAAAAcggcagccaagccaagcagcatgCAAATGGACAGCAATTGATTTGGAGCAAGAGACGCTGTCAGGCGACGACTTGGAGtccaagccagcagcagcagcagcaaagagacagacagaagctgctgatgctggtgctgctgctagcaagaagccgccgccgccgccgccgacaaGCAAGAAGCAATCtagaggcggcggcggcgttgccAAGCTGGAGGATGAGCCGCTGCCCGAGAAGATCGACGAGAAGTTCCTTTGGCCACATGGCATAACGCCGCCGTTTCGTTATGTGCGCAAGCGTCGCCTCAGTGGCTACATCAGAGACAAGCCCATCGATGAGCCCGATCCGATGACAATCAAGGGCGTGCTGCATCTGCTGCGCCAAGACATCGAAGCCATACACACCGAGTATGAGATT is part of the Drosophila busckii strain San Diego stock center, stock number 13000-0081.31 chromosome X, ASM1175060v1, whole genome shotgun sequence genome and encodes:
- the LOC117134948 gene encoding bromodomain-containing protein DDB_G0280777, with the protein product MKKNVKQTHSSDEEEELENQFLIRFPEDAANNVRKWIEAGTIDSKLTIQFYDNMRYGKVRLENEKLYATLYDLPTVLESYKTMDNINLYKTADICQLLNCSRAPLRRSKSKRLGGHCHSLSSTSSSSDESGSSSSTSGTDSTSSTESECGEDAAAAAANLLDSDGNELDDLTKELLQRLRKSKRRAQRKKCAKRNKKLQAKALHKLPIESATETQQGSAAAAAAAAAASKPLMIMWSQKLQHRSQTYDAFELSVPIALRAHFANFVHERQTQMQPPKSTKRKRLDLQPAPEQPTEFEFKVPEIPPKPRKRQRFELAQQISNVQSCCRLIKEKNLAPGETIMQNMQQQQQQQQQQQREQQQQQYEEQQKPSGRPRSASKLQRSIKEKNLPTLAKLLQQQQEQQQQWKQQQQQQQQEQQEQAQPQQWLQITPSSQSMLQIADALMLCTQGKMLPPPPAAAPKAAKRQPSQAACKWTAIDLEQETLSGDDLESKPAAAAAKRQTEAADAGAAASKKPPPPPPTSKKQSRGGGGVAKLEDEPLPEKIDEKFLWPHGITPPFRYVRKRRLSGYIRDKPIDEPDPMTIKGVLHLLRQDIEAIHTEYEIEYE